Proteins encoded in a region of the Nicotiana tomentosiformis chromosome 9, ASM39032v3, whole genome shotgun sequence genome:
- the LOC138898402 gene encoding probable receptor-like protein kinase At1g33260 — MDVFSFGVVLLELMSGREAIDDEGKVLWAKVGEILEGSEERKVKKLQEWMDDSLLREECTMESVMNVMSVAISCLNKDPSKRPSMVEIVYALSKSIDLFSDISEEGLSPRQVKASTIRKMLFSDYKLRLQNSSRNFLTIIVEKL, encoded by the coding sequence ATGGATGTTTTCTCATTCGGGGTTGTGTTGCTCGAGCTTATGTCAGGGAGAGAAGCTATCGACGATGAAGGGAAAGTTTTGTGGGCTAAAGTTGGCGAAATCTTGGAAGGGAGTGAAGAGAGAAAAGTGAAGAAATTGCAAGAATGGATGGATGATAGTCTTCTTAGAGAGGAATGTACAATGGAGAGTGTTATGAATGTAATGTCTGTGGCCATTTCTTGTTTGAATAAAGATCCTTCAAAAAGGCCAAGTATGGTGGAAATTGTCTATGCCTTGTCTAAAAGTATTGATTTGTTTTCTGATATATCAGAGGAGGGATTATCTCCAAGGCAAGTCAAAGCAAGCACTATCAGAAAAATGCTATTTTCTGACTACAAATTACGACTACAAAATAGTAGTCGTAATTTTCTGACTATAATAGtcgaaaaattataa